The proteins below come from a single Dinghuibacter silviterrae genomic window:
- a CDS encoding ABC transporter permease: MSTFLISLRTEFMKIRRSSAFWLVIAGSAFLPCIFFLMYVTKPDVFIKRLGSNPWMGHILQGFEGASFFLWPMFITVVASLVTQIEYRNNTWKQVLASPLKLGDVYFAKYLVIQCMILGAYMLFDLEMMLSGLAAEVFYPGYTFAHHPVPIRAILQLDAKSFIAILGMTTIQYCISLRFKNFIAAIGTGLALIIAGLIMIPWDKVVYFPYAYSALSFMRGSATGDFKILKHEYWSLGYFAVFLLGGFADFVFRRERG; encoded by the coding sequence ATGAGTACCTTCCTGATCAGCCTGCGGACGGAATTCATGAAAATCCGCCGCTCCAGCGCCTTTTGGCTTGTCATTGCGGGAAGTGCTTTCCTGCCCTGTATTTTCTTCTTGATGTACGTGACCAAGCCGGACGTGTTTATCAAACGCCTGGGGTCGAACCCCTGGATGGGTCACATCCTTCAAGGGTTCGAAGGGGCCTCTTTCTTCCTCTGGCCCATGTTCATCACCGTGGTGGCAAGCCTGGTGACACAAATCGAATACCGCAACAACACCTGGAAACAGGTGCTTGCCTCTCCCCTGAAGCTGGGGGACGTGTACTTCGCCAAGTACCTCGTCATCCAGTGTATGATTCTGGGCGCGTATATGTTGTTCGACCTCGAAATGATGCTGTCCGGTCTTGCCGCGGAGGTATTTTACCCGGGTTATACCTTTGCCCACCACCCCGTGCCCATCCGGGCGATCCTCCAACTGGACGCCAAGTCCTTTATCGCGATCCTCGGGATGACCACGATCCAGTATTGCATTTCCCTGCGCTTCAAGAACTTCATCGCCGCCATCGGAACCGGCCTGGCGTTAATCATCGCGGGCCTCATCATGATCCCCTGGGACAAGGTGGTCTATTTCCCCTACGCCTATTCCGCCCTCTCGTTTATGCGTGGCAGCGCCACCGGCGATTTCAAAATCCTCAAGCACGAGTACTGGTCGCTCGGCTACTTTGCCGTATTCCTGTTGGGCGGGTTTGCCGATTTCGTCTTCCGCCGCGAGCGCGGATAA
- a CDS encoding ABC transporter ATP-binding protein, with product MEKYILETKGLTHHFGKQPILTRLDLRVPPGSIFGFLGPNGAGKTTTLRLILGLLRKQEGTVLFSGRELSGHRVDVLSKVGTLIEQPSLYAHLSGTENLQIYRRIYGASAARVGEVLELVGLAGDAARKKAGRYSLGMKQRLAIAIALLPRPELLILDEPTNGLDPGGIVEMRELLQRLNRDMGVTVLVSSHLLAEVEKLVTHVGIINRGRLVFQGTLEGLKMLQNGPAGWMIETEDPRLGLGLLTPHFNASVSGERGLVLNITTREEAAAANRLLVQAGLPVYQLYQQQNNLETLFMELTHAAV from the coding sequence ATGGAAAAATATATCCTCGAAACAAAAGGGTTGACCCATCATTTTGGCAAACAGCCGATCCTTACCCGCCTGGACCTGCGGGTGCCCCCGGGAAGCATCTTCGGCTTCCTGGGGCCCAACGGGGCCGGGAAGACAACGACCTTGCGGCTCATCCTGGGGTTACTGCGCAAACAGGAAGGCACCGTTCTTTTCTCCGGCCGCGAGCTGTCTGGACACCGTGTAGATGTTTTGAGCAAGGTCGGTACCCTGATCGAACAACCTTCTTTGTATGCACACCTCTCGGGCACCGAAAACCTGCAGATCTACAGGCGTATTTATGGTGCTTCCGCCGCGCGGGTGGGAGAAGTCCTCGAATTGGTCGGCCTGGCGGGTGACGCCGCCCGGAAAAAAGCGGGCCGGTACTCGCTGGGGATGAAACAGCGCCTGGCGATCGCCATCGCCTTGCTGCCCCGGCCCGAGCTGCTTATCCTGGACGAGCCCACCAACGGGTTGGACCCCGGGGGTATCGTCGAAATGCGCGAGCTCCTGCAGCGGCTCAACCGGGACATGGGTGTCACGGTGCTGGTCTCCAGTCACCTGCTCGCCGAGGTAGAGAAACTGGTCACCCATGTGGGGATCATCAACCGGGGCCGGCTCGTATTCCAGGGGACCCTGGAAGGGTTGAAGATGCTTCAGAACGGCCCCGCGGGCTGGATGATCGAAACCGAGGACCCGCGCCTGGGTCTGGGGCTGCTGACACCCCACTTTAACGCTTCCGTCTCGGGTGAGCGCGGCCTCGTGCTGAACATTACCACCCGCGAGGAGGCCGCTGCGGCGAACCGCCTGCTGGTACAAGCGGGGTTGCCGGTGTACCAGCTTTATCAACAACAGAATAATTTGGAAACCTTATTTATGGAACTTACACACGCAGCCGTATGA